The proteins below come from a single Saccharopolyspora sp. SCSIO 74807 genomic window:
- the hypB gene encoding hydrogenase nickel incorporation protein HypB — MCGGCARGDRGGVRLSGPEFPESGGTAPSYSDDPVPRQRSSGAERTRKALAHRRILALHLMSSPGSGKTTLLERTLGELAPAMSISVIEGDQETHLDADRLRTAGCRVVQINTGCGGHLDADMVEEGLRSLQPAGRSMVFIENIGNLAAPALFDLGEHRRVLIVSTTEGEDKPLKYPHVFRGTDLVLLNKTDLLPHLEFDVQRFVAHARHVHPGIRVLPLSAKCGDGLDDWCGWLRANHTADVPEQPARH; from the coding sequence ATGTGCGGTGGGTGCGCAAGAGGCGACCGCGGCGGGGTCCGGCTCTCCGGGCCGGAATTCCCGGAATCCGGCGGTACCGCACCGTCCTATTCGGACGACCCGGTGCCGCGGCAGCGCAGCTCCGGCGCCGAACGGACCCGCAAGGCGTTGGCACACCGCAGGATCCTCGCGCTGCACCTGATGAGTTCGCCCGGTTCCGGCAAGACCACGCTGCTGGAGCGCACGCTCGGCGAACTGGCACCCGCGATGTCCATCTCGGTGATCGAAGGCGATCAGGAGACCCACCTCGACGCCGACCGGCTGCGCACCGCGGGCTGCCGGGTGGTGCAGATCAACACCGGTTGCGGCGGACACCTGGACGCGGACATGGTCGAGGAGGGGCTGCGCTCGCTGCAGCCGGCCGGACGTTCGATGGTGTTCATCGAGAACATCGGCAACCTCGCCGCCCCGGCGTTGTTCGACCTCGGCGAGCACCGGCGGGTGCTGATCGTGTCGACCACCGAGGGCGAGGACAAGCCGCTGAAGTACCCGCACGTCTTCCGCGGCACCGACCTGGTGCTGCTGAACAAGACGGACCTGCTGCCGCACCTGGAGTTCGACGTGCAGCGGTTCGTGGCGCACGCGCGGCACGTCCACCCGGGCATCCGGGTGCTGCCGCTGTCGGCCAAGTGCGGTGACGGCCTCGACGACTGGTGCGGCTGGCTGCGCGCGAACCACACCGCCGACGTGCCGGAGCAGCCGGCGCGGCACTGA
- the rraA gene encoding ribonuclease E activity regulator RraA, with protein MDVSTADLADREGPQVRSCDVQFRQYGGRTEFAGRIRTVTCFQDNALLKKVLSEPGEGQVLVIDGASSVHTALIGDLIAELGRSNGWSGVVINGAVRDAAVLAEMEFGVKALGSNPRKSSKNGDGTVDEVVELGGVRFVPGEYLVSDQDGVVVLTEP; from the coding sequence ATGGACGTGTCCACCGCTGACCTCGCCGACCGGGAAGGCCCGCAGGTCCGCAGTTGCGACGTGCAGTTCCGGCAGTACGGCGGACGCACCGAGTTCGCGGGCCGGATCCGCACGGTGACCTGCTTCCAGGACAACGCGCTGCTGAAGAAGGTGCTCTCCGAGCCGGGGGAGGGGCAGGTGCTCGTCATCGACGGCGCGAGCTCGGTGCACACCGCGCTGATCGGGGACCTGATCGCGGAGCTGGGCCGCTCCAACGGCTGGAGCGGTGTCGTGATCAACGGCGCGGTGCGGGACGCGGCGGTGCTGGCCGAGATGGAGTTCGGGGTGAAGGCGCTCGGCTCGAACCCGCGCAAGAGCTCGAAGAACGGCGACGGAACGGTGGACGAGGTGGTGGAACTCGGCGGCGTCCGATTCGTGCCGGGGGAGTACCTGGTCAGCGATCAGGACGGCGTCGTGGTCCTGACCGAGCCGTGA